A window of the Lactuca sativa cultivar Salinas chromosome 7, Lsat_Salinas_v11, whole genome shotgun sequence genome harbors these coding sequences:
- the LOC111888567 gene encoding uncharacterized protein LOC111888567, translating into MEGYLPVKLKRKDLDEVNDDFCDFSLSSPARKIRRLDADLPPIIEEEEMGNPVVFEQSVPSQATSMEQVMTSSPVAINELNGSLPENEERAIVLYDPMNNIPSFQSRSPFSISVNSDFLSGYKSKFFAPYIIKSSDDDKTEKLEGGSEPSKGSLAVVPWVAPPSHHRGNPEVEFPEASEMMDADDMEAITMDIEDANSQQIPRNEMNQWQQHCMIPEAPMNLSTPISWSGTTGV; encoded by the exons ATGGAAGGTTATTTACCGGTGAAGTTGAAGAGGAAAGATCTAGATGAAGTTAACGACGACTTCTGCGACTTCTCCCTTTCTTCTCCGGCTAGGAAAATCCGCCGTCTG GATGCTGATTTGCCTCCAATAATTGAGGAAGAAGAGATGGGGAATCCAGTGGTGTTTGAACAATCGGTTCCCTCTCAAGCTACATCCATGGAACAAGTAATGACAAGTAGCCCGGTAGCCATTAATGAGCTGAATGGTAGTCTTCCTGAGAATGAAGAGAGGGCTATTGTTCTATACGACCCCATGAACAACATTCCTTCATTCCAATCTCGTTCACCTTTCTCCATTTCAGTTAATTCTGACTTCCTTTCAGGGTACAAAAGTAAGTTCTTCGCTCCATATATAATCAAATCTTCAGATGATGACAAAACAGAGAAACTAGAAGGTGGCTCCGAGCCAAGTAAAGGTAGCCTAGCGGTGGTTCCATGGGTGGCACCGCCTTCACACCACCGTGGAAACCCAGAAGTGGAGTTCCCTGAAGCATCTGAGATGATGGATGCAGATGATATGGAAGCCATAACCATGGATATCGAAGATGCCAACTCACAACAAATTCCAAGAAACGAAATGAATCAGTGGCAACAACATTGTATGATTCCAGAAGCACCCATGAATTTGTCTACACCAATTTCTTGGTCAGGTACTACAGGTGTTTAG